A single window of Ornithorhynchus anatinus isolate Pmale09 chromosome 3, mOrnAna1.pri.v4, whole genome shotgun sequence DNA harbors:
- the FAM221B gene encoding protein FAM221B — METDEPSSSKVPEDSTDVEEADGTLGEEGASGVSAALPEEAEEEGEGMGINDHNAQMECQKPQRGKRPGKRLTPRYTAQPVVPAERAELVSVAQAMHREQFGARVNELFRWEKDAALKAIQTGLYIGWRCPHYLWDCFRIGDESKCFCGHLLREHQIHSDISVPCTVTPCRCLMFCFIPSRPEEVGEFWLRKRAGFDPAAWRAMCRCKHSHEEHSAMRTHRCQHGGCRCNFFESSFLCAACDRRWEEHDTFFETEENRRQGGRPYGADYLPFVEMPNLRNAVLTGHEGDSRAYMALLGQLTNPPSAPHSTP, encoded by the exons ATGGAAACCGATGAGCCTTCATCATCCAAGGTCCCAGAAGACAGCACTGACGTGGAAGAAGCCGACgggactcttggagaagaaggAGCCAGTGGAGTCTCCGCAGCTTTACcggaagaggcagaagaggagggggaggggatgggcattAATGACCACAATGCCCAGATGGAATGCCAGAAACCCCAACGTGGCAAAAGGCCGGGAAAGAGACTCACCCCCC GTTACACAGCCCAGCCTGTGGTGCCTGCAGAGCGGGCAGAGCTGGTGTCAGTAGCCCAGGCCATGCATCGGGAGCAGTTTGGGGCCCGAGTTAACGAACTTTTCCGGTGGGAGAAAGATGCAGCCCTCAAGGCCATCCAGACAG GGCTCTACATAGGCTGGCGTTGCCCTCACTACCTGTGGGATTGCTTCCGAATTGGGGATGAGTCCAAGTGCTTCTGTGGACACCTACTCAGGGAGCACCAGATCCACTCAG ACATCTCGGTGCCGTGCACGGTGACTCCATGCCGCTGCCTCATGTTCTGCTTCATCCCATCCCGCCCCGAGGAAGTGGGCGAGTTCTGGCTGCGGAAACGTGCTGGCTTTGATCCGGCGGCCTGGCGGGCCATGTGCCGCTGCAAACACAGCCACGAGGAACACAGTGCCATGAGGACCCACCGTTGTCAACACGGAG GCTGCCGCTGCAACTTCTTTGAGTCCAGCTTCCTGTGTGCGGCTTGTGACCGGCGCTGGGAAGAGCACGACACCTTCTTTGAAACAGAGGAGAACCGGCGTCAGGGTGGCCGGCCCTACG GAGCTGACTACCTGCCTTTTGTGGAGATGCCCAATCTGAGGAATGCTGTTCTCACTGGCCATGAGGGAGACAGCAGGGCCTATATGGCCCTACTGGGGCAGCTGACcaaccccccctcagccccccacagcACCCCTTAG
- the TMEM8B gene encoding transmembrane protein 8B isoform X1 encodes MPPVLLLLLVLLGRGAGGLLVTDYSTRTPRKLSPFRSFASTELFHFHVPEDTVLAVWNLITFKEQGGTFGDHCPDRSVTVYFRSGAPPVINPLQTHFPRDTAVPGTFALTLSWTFPNRTTGVFNISSPLPGDWFLAAHLPKDQGRISVKGLHDECQYLFQPQLIVQRLLGVAVLVPGLLVEQSISPHNRSALYKIFIPNFTSKVSVWLVNCWGGLRGRCPLSLRLRPKAPPLHNSSSLDCQSRTPCHLEFTLPLWDHWHYVMVEAQLPLSVPVRFQVTVRLEECSQQGLARALPAGAAMNMPQSAAARLPPPEPLPSGGPETGSLVRPLDLCWPVRPTLRNELDTFSVHFYIFFGPNVSLPPERPAVFALRLLPVLDSGAVLSLELRLNVSSLQGENITVFGCLHHEVPLTSGDNTSVTCSTDSLSGFLLSVNASSNVAQLRLPFPQTGSWYLSLRSLCASGPRFEHCQNVTAEVHLRSFLSPCINDCGPYGQCKLLRTNNYLYAACECKAGWSGWGCTDNAEAFSYGFQLLSTLLLCLSNLMFVPPVAVALRSRYLLEAAVYIFTMFFSTFYHACDQPGIVVFCIMEYDVLQFCDFLGSLMSVWVTVIAMARLQPVVKQMLYLLGAMLLSMALQLDRHGLWNLLGPSLFALGILASAWTVRSVHRRHCYPPTWQRWVFYLCPGSLIAGAAVLLYAFVETEENYFYIHSIWHMLIAGSVGFLLPPRAKPEGKVPPLTRPRGCGYQVCINEQEELGLVDPGTVSINSICAS; translated from the exons ATGCCCCccgtcctgctgctgctgctcgtccttctggggcggggggccg GGGGTCTGTTGGTGACCGACTACTCCACCCGCACCCCCCGCAAGCTCAGTCCATTCCGCTCCTTCGCCAGCACGGAGCTCTTCCACTTTCACGTCCCCGAGGACACTGTCTTGGCCGTCTGGAACCTCATCACCTTCAAAGAGCAGGGGGGCACCTTCGGAGATCACTGCCCGGACCGCAGTGTCACCGT ATACTTCCGCTCGGGGGCACCCCCTGTCATCAACCCTCTCCAGACCCATTTTCCCCGGGACACGGCTGTGCCTGGGACCTTCGCGTTGACTCTGTCTTGGACATTTCCCAACCGGACCACTGGAGTCTTCAACATTAGCAGTCCACTGCCCGGAGACTGGTTCTTGGCTGCCCACTTACCCAAGGACCAGGGTCGGATTTCAGTTAAG GGTCTCCATGATGAATGCCAGTACCTGTTCCAGCCCCAACTGATTGTCCAGCGCCTTCTGGGTGTGGCTGTGTTGGTGCCCGGGCTCCTGGTGGAGCAAAGTATCTCCCCTCACAACCGCTCTGCTCTTTACAA GATCTTCATTCCCAATTTCACCTCCAAGGTATCAGTGTGGTTGGTGAACTGCTGGGGGGGTCTGCGGGGGCGCTGTCCCCTGTCCCTGCGCCTGCGCCCCAAGGCCCCCCCACTCCACAACTCTAGCTCCTTGGACTGCCAGTCACGGACACCATGCCACCTGGAGTTCACCCTACCACTCTGGGATCACTGGCATTACGTGATGGTGGAGGCCCAGTTGCCTCTGTCTGTCCCTGTCCGCTTCCAGGTGACCGTCCGACTGGAAG AGTGTTCCCAGCAAGgcctggcccgggctctgcccgctgGTGCTGCCATGAACATGCCACAGTCAGCAGCGGCTCGCCTGCCCCCACCAGAGCCACTGCCGTCAGGGGGTCCCGAGACAGGGAGCTTAGTGAGGCCACTGGATCTCTGCTGGCCAGTGAGGCCAACGCTACGCAACGAATTGGATACCTTCTCCGTCCACTTCTACATCTTCTTCGGCCCCAATGTCTCCTTGCCCCCAGAGCGCCCAGCTGTGTTTGCTCTGCGCCTGCTCCCCGTGCTGGACAGTGGGGCTGTTCTCAGTCTAGAGCTACGACTCAATGTG AGCTCACTTCAGGGAGAGAACATCACTGTGTTTGGCTGTCTGCACCATGAGGTGCCTCTGACCTCAGGAGACAACACCTCAGTCACCTGTTCGACAG ACTCGCTGTCTGGCTTCCTGCTGTCAGTCAATGCCTCCTCCAACGTGGCCCAGCTGCggctcccattcccccagacaGGCAGCTGGTACCTGAGTCTGCGCTCCCTCTGCGCTTCTGGacccag GTTTGAACACTGTCAGAATGTCACTGCCGAGGTCCATCTCCGGTCCTTCCTATCCCCCTGCATCAATGACTGTGGCCCCTATGGCCAGTGCAAACTTCTGCGGACAAACAACTACCTTTATGCAGCCTGCGAGTGCAAGGCTG GTTGGAGTGGTTGGGGCTGCACAGACAATGCTGAGGCCTTCAGCTATGGCTTCCAGTTGCTCTCCACACTGCTGCTCTGCCTAAGCAACCTTATGTTTGTCCCCCCTGTAGCTGTGGCTCTACGGAGCCGCTATCTCCTTGAAGCTGCTGTGTACATCTTCACCATGTTCTTTTCCACG TTTTACCACGCTTGTGACCAGCCAGGCATCGTAGTGTTCTGCATTATGGAGTATGATGTGCTGCAGTTCTGTGACTTCCTTGGCTCCCTCATGTCTGTGTGGGTCACAGTTATCGCCATGGCTCGGCTGCAACCTGTGGTCAAGCAG ATGCTGTACCTCCTGGGTGCAATGCTGCTTTCCATGGCCCTGCAGCTGGACCGCCATGGCCTCTGGAACCTGCTGGGCCCGAGCCTCTTTGCACTGGGGATCCTTGCTTCAGCTTGG ACGGTGCGCAGTGTCCATCGCCGGCACTGCTACCCGCCCACTTGGCAGCGGTGGGTCTTCTACTTGTGCCCAGGCAGCCTCATCGCAGGGGCCGCCGTGCTACTCTATGCCTTTGTGGAGACCGAGGAGAACTATTTTTACAttcacagcatctggcacatgTTGATCGCAGGCAGCGTGGGCTTTCTGCTGCCACCTCGTGCTAAACCAGAGGGCAAAGTACCCCCTCTGACCCGACCACGGGGCTGTGGGTACCAGGTCTGCATCAACGAGCAGGAGGAACTAGGCCTGGTGGACCCAGGCACCGTTTCCATCAATAGTATCTGTGCTAGCTGA
- the TMEM8B gene encoding transmembrane protein 8B isoform X2: MPPVLLLLLVLLGRGAGGLLVTDYSTRTPRKLSPFRSFASTELFHFHVPEDTVLAVWNLITFKEQGGTFGDHCPDRSVTVYFRSGAPPVINPLQTHFPRDTAVPGTFALTLSWTFPNRTTGVFNISSPLPGDWFLAAHLPKDQGRISVKGLHDECQYLFQPQLIVQRLLGVAVLVPGLLVEQSISPHNRSALYKIFIPNFTSKVSVWLVNCWGGLRGRCPLSLRLRPKAPPLHNSSSLDCQSRTPCHLEFTLPLWDHWHYVMVEAQLPLSVPVRFQVTVRLEECSQQGLARALPAGAAMNMPQSAAARLPPPEPLPSGGPETGSLVRPLDLCWPVRPTLRNELDTFSVHFYIFFGPNVSLPPERPAVFALRLLPVLDSGAVLSLELRLNVSSLQGENITVFGCLHHEVPLTSGDNTSVTCSTDSLSGFLLSVNASSNVAQLRLPFPQTGSWYLSLRSLCASGPRFEHCQNVTAEVHLRSFLSPCINDCGPYGQCKLLRTNNYLYAACECKAGWSGWGCTDNAEAFSYGFQLLSTLLLCLSNLMFVPPVAVALRSRYLLEAAVYIFTMFFSTFYHACDQPGIVVFCIMEYDVLQFCDFLGSLMSVWVTVIAMARLQPVVKQLLSPSFPDAVPPGCNAAFHGPAAGPPWPLEPAGPEPLCTGDPCFSLDGAQCPSPALLPAHLAAVGLLLVPRQPHRRGRRATLCLCGDRGELFLHSQHLAHVDRRQRGLSAATSC; encoded by the exons ATGCCCCccgtcctgctgctgctgctcgtccttctggggcggggggccg GGGGTCTGTTGGTGACCGACTACTCCACCCGCACCCCCCGCAAGCTCAGTCCATTCCGCTCCTTCGCCAGCACGGAGCTCTTCCACTTTCACGTCCCCGAGGACACTGTCTTGGCCGTCTGGAACCTCATCACCTTCAAAGAGCAGGGGGGCACCTTCGGAGATCACTGCCCGGACCGCAGTGTCACCGT ATACTTCCGCTCGGGGGCACCCCCTGTCATCAACCCTCTCCAGACCCATTTTCCCCGGGACACGGCTGTGCCTGGGACCTTCGCGTTGACTCTGTCTTGGACATTTCCCAACCGGACCACTGGAGTCTTCAACATTAGCAGTCCACTGCCCGGAGACTGGTTCTTGGCTGCCCACTTACCCAAGGACCAGGGTCGGATTTCAGTTAAG GGTCTCCATGATGAATGCCAGTACCTGTTCCAGCCCCAACTGATTGTCCAGCGCCTTCTGGGTGTGGCTGTGTTGGTGCCCGGGCTCCTGGTGGAGCAAAGTATCTCCCCTCACAACCGCTCTGCTCTTTACAA GATCTTCATTCCCAATTTCACCTCCAAGGTATCAGTGTGGTTGGTGAACTGCTGGGGGGGTCTGCGGGGGCGCTGTCCCCTGTCCCTGCGCCTGCGCCCCAAGGCCCCCCCACTCCACAACTCTAGCTCCTTGGACTGCCAGTCACGGACACCATGCCACCTGGAGTTCACCCTACCACTCTGGGATCACTGGCATTACGTGATGGTGGAGGCCCAGTTGCCTCTGTCTGTCCCTGTCCGCTTCCAGGTGACCGTCCGACTGGAAG AGTGTTCCCAGCAAGgcctggcccgggctctgcccgctgGTGCTGCCATGAACATGCCACAGTCAGCAGCGGCTCGCCTGCCCCCACCAGAGCCACTGCCGTCAGGGGGTCCCGAGACAGGGAGCTTAGTGAGGCCACTGGATCTCTGCTGGCCAGTGAGGCCAACGCTACGCAACGAATTGGATACCTTCTCCGTCCACTTCTACATCTTCTTCGGCCCCAATGTCTCCTTGCCCCCAGAGCGCCCAGCTGTGTTTGCTCTGCGCCTGCTCCCCGTGCTGGACAGTGGGGCTGTTCTCAGTCTAGAGCTACGACTCAATGTG AGCTCACTTCAGGGAGAGAACATCACTGTGTTTGGCTGTCTGCACCATGAGGTGCCTCTGACCTCAGGAGACAACACCTCAGTCACCTGTTCGACAG ACTCGCTGTCTGGCTTCCTGCTGTCAGTCAATGCCTCCTCCAACGTGGCCCAGCTGCggctcccattcccccagacaGGCAGCTGGTACCTGAGTCTGCGCTCCCTCTGCGCTTCTGGacccag GTTTGAACACTGTCAGAATGTCACTGCCGAGGTCCATCTCCGGTCCTTCCTATCCCCCTGCATCAATGACTGTGGCCCCTATGGCCAGTGCAAACTTCTGCGGACAAACAACTACCTTTATGCAGCCTGCGAGTGCAAGGCTG GTTGGAGTGGTTGGGGCTGCACAGACAATGCTGAGGCCTTCAGCTATGGCTTCCAGTTGCTCTCCACACTGCTGCTCTGCCTAAGCAACCTTATGTTTGTCCCCCCTGTAGCTGTGGCTCTACGGAGCCGCTATCTCCTTGAAGCTGCTGTGTACATCTTCACCATGTTCTTTTCCACG TTTTACCACGCTTGTGACCAGCCAGGCATCGTAGTGTTCTGCATTATGGAGTATGATGTGCTGCAGTTCTGTGACTTCCTTGGCTCCCTCATGTCTGTGTGGGTCACAGTTATCGCCATGGCTCGGCTGCAACCTGTGGTCAAGCAG TTGCTCAGTCCCTCTTTTCCAGATGCTGTACCTCCTGGGTGCAATGCTGCTTTCCATGGCCCTGCAGCTGGACCGCCATGGCCTCTGGAACCTGCTGGGCCCGAGCCTCTTTGCACTGGGGATCCTTGCTTCAGCTTGG ACGGTGCGCAGTGTCCATCGCCGGCACTGCTACCCGCCCACTTGGCAGCGGTGGGTCTTCTACTTGTGCCCAGGCAGCCTCATCGCAGGGGCCGCCGTGCTACTCTATGCCTTTGTGGAGACCGAGGAGAACTATTTTTACAttcacagcatctggcacatgTTGATCGCAGGCAGCGTGGGCTTTCTGCTGCCACCTCGTGCTAA